The Roseofilum capinflatum BLCC-M114 nucleotide sequence TAGGAATTACAGGCAAAACATCGATTAGTGGGCCAAACGCTGAATAGGCTTCAGGTAATTTTGCCAACAGCAGTGCTGCTTCCATAAGTGTGTTTTCCTCTCCAACAGTACGGGGCATGATTTTCAGAATTGAAAAAAATATTAACATATAGTGCCCCACCAGGGAATAGGGCACAACTGAAATGCTGGCTTGATCTGGAGTGGGAGCGTCTCGCTCCCTAAATTTTTATATCAAGTCCGGATAAAGGGTGAAGAAGCGGGCAAGATGCCCGCACTCCTCTAATCCCTTGATATAGCGCTTTCCGCTTCGCGGACATGAACGCGCTAGGGAATAGG carries:
- a CDS encoding photosystem II reaction center protein K yields the protein MEAALLLAKLPEAYSAFGPLIDVLPVIPIFFLLLAFVWQAAVGFK